One stretch of Glandiceps talaboti chromosome 7, keGlaTala1.1, whole genome shotgun sequence DNA includes these proteins:
- the LOC144438297 gene encoding copine-8-like isoform X1 — MADKPDFLLPGQAIPVTQVEVSVSARNILDMDTFSKSDPICVMYVQKVGSDKFVEYGRTEIIWDNLNPDFVEKFSLDYFFEERQELKFELYDVDSNTDDLSKHDFLGDVQCSLGEICSSRRLELPINYRGKECGTMILSAEEIGESRDVVRLQFKAQGLDKKDWFGKSDPFLAFYRKNDNGSVTIVHKTEKIKRTLNPTWKEFHIPVMTLCGNDYDRLIKIECWDWNRSGSHDLIGEFTTNMRQLTRGVNTANEYEVIHPKIKEKKPKNYKHSGIVILTECSVLPRYSFLDYIRGGTQIHFTVAIDFTASNGKPDDPESLHYLHGDKPNIYEKALKSVGSVLQDYDSTKNFPALGFGARVPPDGKISFDFFLNGHSNNPYCRGIDGVITAYKKSLQRVYLHGPTNFSPVVDHVAKFAENHRGGHHYFILLIITDGSISDMARTKDAIVNAATLPMSIVILGVGNEDFSSMDILDGNDVRVTSSDGTRAIRDIVKFVCFRDFLDDNDAILSQPRLAREVLEEIPEQFLSWMTINNINPLNLPTVKPMSYNTVV, encoded by the exons TTTGTGTTATGTATGTCCAAAAAGTTGGCTCTGATAAATTTGTTGAG TATGGAAGAACTGAGATAATTTGGGACAATCTCAATCCAGACTTTGTTGAAAAGTTTTCTCTCGACTACTTCTTTGAGGAGAGACAAGAACTCAAATTTGAATT GTACGATGTTGACTCAAACACGGACGATCTTTCCAAACAC GACTTTCTTGGTGACGTACAATGTAGCCTTGGTGAAATATGTAGTAGTAGAAGGTTAGAGTTACCGATCAA CTACAGAGGGAAAGAATGCGGTACAATGATATTATCAGCGGAGGAAATTGGCGAGTCACGG GACGTCGTCAGGTTACAATTCAAAGCCCAGGGTTTGGACAAAAAGGACTGGTTTGGCAAATCTGACCCCTTCTTAGCGTTCTACAGGAAGAACGATAACGGAAG TGTTACAATCGTTCACAAAACTGAAAAAATTAAACGAACTTTGAACCCAACCTGGAAAGAATTCCATATTCCAGTTATGACGTTATGTGGGAACGACTACGATAGGTTGATCAAAATTGAATGCTGGGATTGGAACAGAAGTGGGAG TCATGACTTAATCGGTGAATTTACGACGAACATGAGGCAACTAACAAGGGGAGTAAACACTGCCAACGAATACGAG GTTATACATCCAAAGATCAAGGAAAAGAAACCCAAAAACTACAAACATTCTGGCATTGTCATTCTGACTGAGTGCAGTGTCTTACCTAGATATTCTTTCTTAGACTACATCAGAGGAGGAACACAGATACACTTTACAGTAGCTATAGACTTCACGGCATCTAATG GTAAACCAGACGACCCAGAATCACTTCATTATCTCCATGGTGACAAACCAAATATTTACGAGAAGGCACTAAAGTCTGTTGGTTCAGTATTACAAGATTATGATTCCACAAAGAATTTCCCAGCTTTGGGATTTGGTGCCAGGGTTCCTCCAGATGGAAAAATTTCCTTTGATTTCTTCCTG AACGGTCATTCTAACAATCCCTACTGTCGTGGCATAGATGGTGTAATTACAGCATATAAAAAATCGTTACAAAGGGTGTACCTTCATGGACCCACAAATTTTAGTCCAGTAGTAGACCACGTGGCAAA GTTTGCCGAGAACCACCGAGGAGGACATCATTACTTCATACTTTTAATTATCACAGACGGAAGCATAAGTGACATGGCAAGAACGAAAGACGCAATAGTCAAT GCTGCGACACTACCAATGTCTATAGTCATTCTCGGAGTAGGCAATGAAGATTTCTCAT CGATGGACATACTGGACGGAAATGATGTCCGAGTGACGTCATCAGATGGAACGCGCGCAATTCGAGATATTGTCAAG tttgtttgttttcgtgaCTTCCTTGATGATAACGATGCAATCCTGAGTCAACCGAGACTGGCGAGAGAAGTACTGGAAGAGATCCCCGAACAGTTCTTGTCTTGGATGACCATAAATAACATCAATCCTCTAAACTTGCCCACCGTCAAACCAATGTCGTACAATACTGTTGTATAA
- the LOC144438297 gene encoding copine-8-like isoform X2 gives MADKPDFLLPGQAIPVTQVEVSVSARNILDMDTFSKSDPICVMYVQKVGSDKFVEYGRTEIIWDNLNPDFVEKFSLDYFFEERQELKFELYDVDSNTDDLSKHDFLGDVQCSLGEICSSRRLELPIKGKECGTMILSAEEIGESRDVVRLQFKAQGLDKKDWFGKSDPFLAFYRKNDNGSVTIVHKTEKIKRTLNPTWKEFHIPVMTLCGNDYDRLIKIECWDWNRSGSHDLIGEFTTNMRQLTRGVNTANEYEVIHPKIKEKKPKNYKHSGIVILTECSVLPRYSFLDYIRGGTQIHFTVAIDFTASNGKPDDPESLHYLHGDKPNIYEKALKSVGSVLQDYDSTKNFPALGFGARVPPDGKISFDFFLNGHSNNPYCRGIDGVITAYKKSLQRVYLHGPTNFSPVVDHVAKFAENHRGGHHYFILLIITDGSISDMARTKDAIVNAATLPMSIVILGVGNEDFSSMDILDGNDVRVTSSDGTRAIRDIVKFVCFRDFLDDNDAILSQPRLAREVLEEIPEQFLSWMTINNINPLNLPTVKPMSYNTVV, from the exons TTTGTGTTATGTATGTCCAAAAAGTTGGCTCTGATAAATTTGTTGAG TATGGAAGAACTGAGATAATTTGGGACAATCTCAATCCAGACTTTGTTGAAAAGTTTTCTCTCGACTACTTCTTTGAGGAGAGACAAGAACTCAAATTTGAATT GTACGATGTTGACTCAAACACGGACGATCTTTCCAAACAC GACTTTCTTGGTGACGTACAATGTAGCCTTGGTGAAATATGTAGTAGTAGAAGGTTAGAGTTACCGATCAA AGGGAAAGAATGCGGTACAATGATATTATCAGCGGAGGAAATTGGCGAGTCACGG GACGTCGTCAGGTTACAATTCAAAGCCCAGGGTTTGGACAAAAAGGACTGGTTTGGCAAATCTGACCCCTTCTTAGCGTTCTACAGGAAGAACGATAACGGAAG TGTTACAATCGTTCACAAAACTGAAAAAATTAAACGAACTTTGAACCCAACCTGGAAAGAATTCCATATTCCAGTTATGACGTTATGTGGGAACGACTACGATAGGTTGATCAAAATTGAATGCTGGGATTGGAACAGAAGTGGGAG TCATGACTTAATCGGTGAATTTACGACGAACATGAGGCAACTAACAAGGGGAGTAAACACTGCCAACGAATACGAG GTTATACATCCAAAGATCAAGGAAAAGAAACCCAAAAACTACAAACATTCTGGCATTGTCATTCTGACTGAGTGCAGTGTCTTACCTAGATATTCTTTCTTAGACTACATCAGAGGAGGAACACAGATACACTTTACAGTAGCTATAGACTTCACGGCATCTAATG GTAAACCAGACGACCCAGAATCACTTCATTATCTCCATGGTGACAAACCAAATATTTACGAGAAGGCACTAAAGTCTGTTGGTTCAGTATTACAAGATTATGATTCCACAAAGAATTTCCCAGCTTTGGGATTTGGTGCCAGGGTTCCTCCAGATGGAAAAATTTCCTTTGATTTCTTCCTG AACGGTCATTCTAACAATCCCTACTGTCGTGGCATAGATGGTGTAATTACAGCATATAAAAAATCGTTACAAAGGGTGTACCTTCATGGACCCACAAATTTTAGTCCAGTAGTAGACCACGTGGCAAA GTTTGCCGAGAACCACCGAGGAGGACATCATTACTTCATACTTTTAATTATCACAGACGGAAGCATAAGTGACATGGCAAGAACGAAAGACGCAATAGTCAAT GCTGCGACACTACCAATGTCTATAGTCATTCTCGGAGTAGGCAATGAAGATTTCTCAT CGATGGACATACTGGACGGAAATGATGTCCGAGTGACGTCATCAGATGGAACGCGCGCAATTCGAGATATTGTCAAG tttgtttgttttcgtgaCTTCCTTGATGATAACGATGCAATCCTGAGTCAACCGAGACTGGCGAGAGAAGTACTGGAAGAGATCCCCGAACAGTTCTTGTCTTGGATGACCATAAATAACATCAATCCTCTAAACTTGCCCACCGTCAAACCAATGTCGTACAATACTGTTGTATAA